The following nucleotide sequence is from Drosophila kikkawai strain 14028-0561.14 chromosome 2L, DkikHiC1v2, whole genome shotgun sequence.
tcatggatttttacaactcacttggagatcgatttatagctgcaggagattacaacgccaagcatacgcattggggatcccgcctcgtgacccccaagggaagacaactgtacaacgctctcatcaatgtgagaaataagctggactacgtttcccctggtagccccacatattggccagcagaccccagaaagatacccgatctaattgacttcgcggtgacaaaaaacatcccacgaaatttaataaacgccaaggcccttccagacctttcttcagatcactcgccgctgttgataaccctccttcaaagcccagaaactacggatcgcccctataggctgacgtcgcacagaaccaattggatgaaatacaaaaagtatgtgagttcccacattgagctagccccccagctcaatactgaaaccgacatcgactcctccacctccgcactggaagaggtacttgtgactgcagccagaatctcaacaccacaacagacggatgtgcaaaaaatcaaattcaaaacgaaccagcaaattgaacagcttatccaagaaaagaggcgtctgcgacgggcgtggcaaaccaatagatcgccatgcacaaagcaacgtctaaatgaagccacacgcaaactaagccctgaagcaagatgccgaaaaagcacaattaagatatattgaaaaactctcgccaaccagcacaaagcatcccttatggagagctcacccaaatttaagctcaccggctgaaaccattaccccgataagaaagtcatctggttgctgggcccgcagcgacaaagacagagccgaaacttttgcctcacatctccagggcgctttccagccgaaccctgctgcaaatccatttgatctaccgcaaatccacactgaaacggaatctactccagcatcatttcgtccgaacgagataacgaaggtcatcagggaactgaagccgaaaaagccGGGGGCCTtttgacctaataactcaaaaaatgataattgaacttccgaattgtgctattgagatcatctgtaaaatcttcaatgggatcataagtctcggctattacccaacaaaatggaaaaaaactataattataatgataccgaagcccggaaaagaccacacgattccgtcatcttaccgaccaataagtctactatcatgcttgtccaagttatttgaaaaatgcctactaaagcgcataatcccttatctgggagctcacaacattatcccagctcatcaatttggcttcagagaaaaacatagaactatcgagcaagttaacagaataacatcagaaattcgcacagccttcgagcatcgagaatattgcagcgcgatatttctcgacgtttctcaagcattcgaccgcgtctggctcaacggcctcatgcacaaaataaaaacactcttgccggtatacacacacaaattacttgagtcgtatctctacaacagagtcttcgcagtgaggtgcaacgcaacaacatccggcacctattcaatcgaagctggagtcccacaaggaagtgcacttgggcctaccctatttgttctatacacagcggatatccccacaagcgaccagctaacattatccactttcactgatgacactgcgatcctcagccgttccagatgcccagtccgtgcaacagcccagctcgccaaccacctcaaggtagtcgagaagtggctatctgattggcgtattaaaataaatgaacaaaagtgtaagcacataacgttcaccctcaacagacaaacatgccccccgctctacctgaacagcacactgatccccgaagtcaacgtggtaacgtacctgggcgtccacctggacagacgcctaacatggcgaagacatattgaatgcaagaaacttcatctaaaactaaaagccagcagcctacactggctcataaactcccgatcgcccctgtgtctggactacaaggtcctgctctacaactccacactaaagccaatatggacgtatggctcccagctctgggggaacgcgtgcagtaccaatctagacaacatacagcgcgcccaatcaaaaatcctgagaactatcactggggcaccatggtatattcgcaacgaaaacatccacagtgatctcggcattcctgcagttaagaacgaaatagaaaaagaaaaagggtcgtacaaggaaaaactctccacccatccaaatcctttagcaagggacttgatacgagtttccagaagaagccgcctactacgtaacgaccatccaacccagccataattattcagggccatttactctgtaccagtctcatgactgctagttaggtagtattgtaagatttgatacacttattgttagtctcataaatgagaattttcaataaataaaagcaaagcctaaaaaaaaaaaaaaaaaatataattgacttcattaatttaaacttttttctttagtgtttgtatttgtttatttatattatatcttacttatgtacttatatatattataataataatatgacTGCGCAGTCGTTGTATTCTGAGTATTCTAAGAATTCTTTGCTGCCTTCATTCATTCATTATGTTTCGCACACGCATTCACTCAATTCAGTGCGTTATGAATACTCAAAATTTCGCAGGATTGAGTACAGAATGAGATGCGAACTCGATCAGCTGAATGCGTTATACTCAAAAATGAGTACAACATTCAGAAGTACTCAGTGAAGCTTATGCTTGAATGCGGCCATGCAGACCTCtagtacgcatgcaagcaaccaatcctttttttttttaattccttagcgtttactaattgctaacagaacaagcacgtgcttggtgtcgcaagtttcacttgatatgtactgtacatagtgcatcaacgtcttgcaatctttccgctattcagttggtctctaaaagactttcggataggaaCCACATAGTTAGTAGgttttggtgattttaacatcccaggcgctatttggtccctagataattccattaacctcaacacatcacaaaaaaggtggtttaccaaagagcacttcaattaaacggataatttaCCAAAGGTGGCTTAAGGGAGTTCGCCGGGCTTACTagtttcatataaaaaaaccatttacttTGTATTTCGGGCAGACAAAGGTTTCCgtttttcaaattgaaaaaatcGTTCGTTTTCGAAAACCGCAGCAccgatttttctttttcaaaaacgaaaacgaaaaaaaatttcgttttcgattaccggagcaggcctgaaagATAGCGAGAAACATAGTGCAGATAaaatctgacgcaatctgtggttttgctgttgttaaaCAACCTAAATAATTGATAAACTATTCATTTATTTCCGACATTAGCCTCTTCAGccatctttgtttacgttttcatgaccCACAGCTGATTGATCAGCTGTAATTGGAAGCGGATGCTGTTTATTGCAAGCTCTGTAGTAACACGAGTTTGAATTTGTAAAATCCCAACCGTTCCACATAAATGCACTGAGATGGAAGAGAGTAGAAGTAAAGTAATTTAAGTTATAAAATTCAGATTACCGAAGTTATTTGTCTttcttgttatacccttgcagggtattataatttcagtcagaagtttgcaacgcagtgaaggagacgttttcgaccctataaagtatatatattcttgatcagcatcaacagccgagtcgatctagccatgtccgtctgtccgtctgtccgtctgtctgtctgtccgtctgtccgtctgtctgtctgtccgtctgtctgtctgtctgtttctacgcaaactagtccctcagttttaaagctatctgaatgaaactttgcatatagtcttctatatgctctcactgctatatatgtcggaacgggccggatcggacgactatatcatatagctgccatacaaatgttcgatatatttgtagaaaaaaaattataactttgctgtttttcaacatttttgcaccattttttagatatggccattctatattattttagaattttgttataaattttatcaaaatcggacgactatatgatatagctgccatagggacggtcgagaaataaataggaaaaaaaattatagtttcgttgtttttcaacgtatgtttatctactctgagatataagctttttttattattctagaattatggtataaatttcataaaaatcggacaactatatcatatagctgccatataaaccgatcggtagatgtagagaaaatgtaaaactgtaactgtcaaactttaaacataataagtataggtaaaatttaatgaaactctgttttgtgagtgttttcagcatttaaatctataatataaacatcgaaaccaatctgcaagggtatacaaacttcggcgtgccgaagttagcttcctttcttgttatatttttaaatcctaTCGAAGAGTGGAATTTCTtgcttgttttaattatttttgattaaagtACAATACTATGTATCTTTCAGAAGCTGTCCATGTCCACTCATCTTAATCGTCAGACACATTGGTTCTATGATCAGCGCTCGCTAAATAATGCATGCTAATGTGACTTCAGATCGtgttggaggaggaggtggttcTTGGAGACTACCACCGGATGAAACTTTACAAGTGCAagatgcaaaacaaaaagatcatgATCTAGAACTGGATGAAGGCCACAATTGGCGAAGTATAATCTTCTCATTAATTGTAATTAGTTTCGTAATAGCTGGTATAATTACtgctatatatttattgggGTAAATACAAAGTTATCAGAATTAAAAGCTTTGCTTGAATGCAATTATTATAATCGGAGTAGTATTGGAAATAATAGATAATAATGACAGAAAGTCTGTGATTTTTGGCTAgatcccaaaaataaattgaattcaatCAAATTACATGAAAATAAGAAGCGATTTTACGCTTGATGTATACAATaacgattttttatttttagatatgtTGATGAGCTTTTATATTGGTCGGGACGTAGAATGATTTTGGATGAATATTTACAAGGAGACTTGGTGCCGAGAAGATTGGAGTCATCATGGGTAACTActcaaaaatatgtatttcaaTCAGATGATGGCGGTCTAGCTATTTTGGATTCTACTACTAACCTAATAAAAGTTTTAGTAACTAACCACACTCTTCGCCAATTAAATGTGCGAGGATATTTATGCTCTTACGATCTTAAATATGTTTTACTTAAGCATAATGTAAAAAAGGTATGctattattgatatttttataatttgctattttaaattctaaatctACTTAcagaattttcaaaaatcatTCACAGCATTTTATACAATATACGATGTTGAAAATGATCACCACATGCCAGTTAAATTGAAGGACTCGTTAAAGGTACAAAGAACAAGACTTCAATATGCAGCTTGGCTTGGCAATACGACCGCATTAGTATATGTGGTTGACAATGATATTTTTATTCGTCGATCCCCTTTAATAGAAGAAGATATTCGCATAACTACAACGggggaagaaaataaaatttataatggAGTTCCCGATTGGCTCTATCAAGGTATATAATTATTACACGTTACTTATGTATATTagaaaaatcaacatttttgcggGGTATTATAactttagtcagaagtttgcaacacaGTAAAGAAAACATTTCCAAACctgtaaagtatatatattcttgatcagcatcaacagccgagtcgatctagccaagtccgtctgtccatccgtccgtctgtctgctTCTACAGAAATTA
It contains:
- the LOC121503218 gene encoding inactive dipeptidyl peptidase 10 encodes the protein MHANVTSDRVGGGGGSWRLPPDETLQVQDAKQKDHDLELDEGHNWRSIIFSLIVISFVIAGIITAIYLLGYVDELLYWSGRRMILDEYLQGDLVPRRLESSWVTTQKYVFQSDDGGLAILDSTTNLIKVLVTNHTLRQLNVRGYLCSYDLKYVLLKHNVKKNFQKSFTAFYTIYDVENDHHMPVKLKDSLKVQRTRLQYAAWLGNTTALVYVVDNDIFIRRSPLIEEDIRITTTGEENKIYNGVPDWLYQEEIFDTPEAIWPSFDGTHFMFAIFNDSKVGLMSYPWLSSGAIFAGIGISSENFFPETKNVRYPTPGASNPEVQLWVVNITNFDAIQKIQIKPPVSLDGQ